ACGCTCCAAACACCTTCATTTAACCATGTGTGCACCGGATCATAGATGCTGCCGTCTCTAACCTCATGACCTCCTAAAGTCCAGACACCACTGGATCTGAGTCTGACATGTAAACCTGAACTAACCGCTGCAGGCTTAATCCACAGAGACGCAGTGAAGATGTTTCCGTGGAGGTGTGTTTGATGAAGTCCACCATGAACAGCCACAAATAACCCTACAACCACAcacctcctgtctgtctgtctgtctatctcacAGCTTGGCCTTGGCCTGGAAGAAGCTCATGACGGCGTTGAAGCACTCGTCGGATGTCCAGCGCTCCGTCAGTCGCTCCACCTCAGCGTCATTGACAGCGTGAAGACGATCCTTCTCCACTGAGCGGATCAGCTGTTTGGACAAAGCCAGTGACTGTGGGAGGAGGAAGACAAGCTGGTTAGTCTCCTGGACCGACCGTTTAGTGGGCGGGGTTTGTTTCAAAGGCTTACATTGCGCGGCAGCTTAGCGTACGCCTTCAGTCGGGTCCAAACCTCTGACTGGAAGGTGCTGTCAGGGAAAACTTCAGTGACCAGACCGAGCTCACAGGCCTGGACCGCCGTCAGCTTCTTATTGAACAGCAGCATCTCACTGGCCTGAGGAGAGGAGGGGCGGGGTTTAGGGCCTGATGTCAGGTGGAGGAGGGGCAGGGTTTGGAGCCTGATGTAGGAGGGGTGGGGTTTAGGGCTTGATACCAGGAGGAAGGGCGTGGTTTAGAGCCTGATGTAGGAGGAGGAGGGGCGGGATTTAGGGCCTGAtgtcaggaggaggaggggcgagGTTTAGAGCCTGATGTCaagaggagggggtggggtttaGAGCCTGAtgtcaggaggaggaggggcgagGTTTAGGGCCTGATgtcaggaggaggggggaggggtcaGGGCTTGATATCAGGAGGGGCGGGGTTTAGAGCCtgatgtgaggaggaggaggggcgggGTTTAGAGCCTGATGTGAcgaggagggggtggggtttaGAGCCTGATGTCAGGAGGAAGAGGTGGGGTTTTAAGGCTCATATCTAGAGGAAGGGGTGGGTTTTAGATCCTGATGTCAGGAAAAGGGGGTGGGGTTTACGGCTCATATCTTAAGGAGTGTTTGGGTGGGTTTAGGTCCCGATATCTGAAGAAGGGAGAGGGGCTTAGGACTTGATATCAGTAGGAGAGGGTGGGGCTTATGACCTAATATCTAGATTAAGGGGTGGAGTCTGGGTCCTGATATCTAAAGGAGAGGGTGGGGGGACTGATATCTAAAGCAGGGGGCGGAGTTTAAGTATCGATATCTAGAGGAAGGGGCGGGGTAAAGGTCCCAATATCTACAGGGGGTGGAGTTAGATCTTGGAATCTGGTGGAGGGGGTGGAGTTTAGGTCTTGATATCTAGATTAGAGGGAGCTCAATATGTGGAGGAAGGGGCGGGGTTTAGGGACCATCTAGAGGAGGGGGGTTAAGGTCTCAATaccagcatctagtggctgtgAGCAGTATAACAACTTAAACATCCTACAACATCATCCAGAACCCTTTGGTCAACAATCACTATGGTTACGTGTTCAGTTATATTACACCTGACCTTTTCCTGAGTGGACACTTAAGGAACCTTTAAAGACAAACTTGTAAATGATGAGTTTTCTGACAAACTGTTTtaaaaaaatggactaaaatgcaTTTGACTTCACACTTTCAGCATCCGGTAAAACATGCAAACATCATCTAAAAGGCCTGTTAATAAGACAAAATGCTCCTCAGATTGGATCCAaaatggctgacttcctgttgtaTAACAGTTGGTACCTTGGCGGCGCCCATTAGCTTGGGGAAGGTGTAGGAGGAGCATCCTTCGGCGCTTTGGCCCAGCTGACTGAAGGGGGTGTGGAAGGTCGCCTGAGGAAACGCCAACAACAAaacccagttacactttatcacaTCAACATGAAGGTCTATGACGATGGGGGTGAAGGCGGATGCCGTCGTACCCGCTCAGTAGCATACACCAGGTCAAACAGTCCCAGCACTGTGACGGACACGCCCACGGCTGGCCCATTCACCACGGCAACCAGCGGCTTCGGGAAGTCGATGTAGGCCTTCACGTATTTCCTGTTTGGAGGATTAAGTTTTATTAACAAAAACGTATGCACGAGCTTCATCAAACCAGTGTTAAAAAGACAGTGGTGAAAGTTAACGGATAATATTGTAATTAGACAATAATTCAACACCTCTGTTGTCTGAATGATGACAGGCTTCTACGACTCCTTAAATCATTCTCAAcatagaaaacagaaaaacaaaactctCAAAAAAACCTGCTGCAGAACAGAAGAGATGTTCATATAAAACTAAAGCTGCTTTTCCAccacatggtaccggctcgactcgattcGGACTTTTTGCGCttccattacatttttttttttaacttttcatttttatttattttttttttatattttttatttattttttaaatgatatatttatttagttttatgtatttattaattaattttgtttatttattttcttatttatttatttgtttgtttatttattcatttattttcttatttactgacttattttattatttattaacttGTTTATTTACTTAGTTATTTACATACTTATTTATTAACTTacttatttgcttatttatttacttactctatttacttatttatttgcttatttatttatttactaatttATTAACTTATTGActtacttatgtatttatttacttactcatttatttatttacttattttcttatttaacttatttattttattatttatttacttactcatTTACTTACCAAtcaatttatttacttacttacttacttatctatttatttatttacttgcttatttatttatttacttacttacttacttattcatttatttacttatttttttatttacttctttatttatttactgaggtATTTACTTGCtttctaattaattaattaatttagggacagtgcatattaatgaacatctacaacaactgcagctgtaaatatgtcagattGTAGCACAGTGCTAATTTCCGTCTGTAGTCCCTCGACAGGTGACAAGAACGACAATCGACAAAAGGccaaacatcctaaaaacacacagaactacACAGTGTGGACAGTCTACTGATGGTCGCAGCCCTGGTTTTCCTTCAGCCAGTGTTTaaattgtgatttgaaggaggtgTACcactgtgagtctcttatgttgagtggtaaacatttctgtccttggtgccGATGAAAACATTTAGCATGTGCTTGAGGGGACAACACACaacgaacgagtttatcagcaactctgagcagatgtcatGGAAGTTACACACAGcgtcactatgacaaccaggtactgtaaagtcggtagtatcctgttatggaaacggtctccaggaacagTACCTGATACCTGAGTTGAGCCAATAGcgcgtagtggaaacacagctttatactggtgtctgctgcacgggatCAGGGACCAGCCCATCTCAGTCCAGGTAATGGGACGATACAACCAGTCTGGGTCAGTACCGGTGCTGGACCAGCCCACGAAGGACGAAACATGTCTGACTAACAGAGCAGTGACTTGGTACTCGACAACACCTACTTGACCATGGGCTATAAAGTAAATTACAGACAGAACCGTGAGAATTATACGAGATCTTTGGAAGATTCggatagaaatgaaaattccctACAGGTACGGTTTAAAGATCTACGAACCCACAGGTTGGTGCAGCGCTCTGTGTCAAATACACTGATAAACAGAACATCTGGGatgaaaacaacagcaacagaaccagaaccggtcACCTGAGCAGCTCTCCACCCTGTTTGGCCATAAGCTCCACCCCTCCCTCTGGGATCTTGGTGAAGTTGGTCAGGTCGTTTCCACTGCAGTAAAAGTCTCCGGCTCCTGCagagaacagaaaaacagaacagcaGAATGTAAGACCGGCGCTTAGAGCTTCTCTGATCCACGTGTCCCACCGGTTTGTGTCATACCTGTGAAAACCGTCAGGACGCAGTCGTCTTTCGCCGCCTGCTCCAGCGCCGCGATGATCTCATTGTACATCTGAAAAAGATGACACGGTGGGATTCACCATTTTAATTCTGACTGCTGTTAAGCCACTGATGACAGCGGTCACAGAAAACACAGGAGAAGCTTTTACTGTTGAATTATAACATGTTATACATTATGTGGataaaagtctgtggacacgttgaattcagttgtttcttttctaacaggggtctgagatccaaaacaataatgactaatgttataagaTAGATttttattgggataaatatcctaaTGATTATGAAtactgatgtttctgtgtccgatcctcatgaacaggacatctgacagctggagacatgatgggTCCACatacttatgtccatatagtttagaaacttcaatatttcctttaagtttaatggtagatttttcttcctcagtcagctgtgatgaaagtagatggttagatgtggaagaaaattctTATTTATagacagagcatgaaaaatattacagaaattCATAGGAAGAACATGGATAAATggagtcatggatgaaaaaaaaaatcaatgttgagagaaattaagtcaaaaccatctttgaggcatttttggaaacaaagacaacaataaaaacattcacaTTTGCATCTAGAGCAGCCAATAGCCCCTCCCCCTGACAACATCCCTGCTGTAAGCCACACCCCTGGTGACGGCACCTTCTTCCTGTCTCTGCGGCGGTCGCTCACCTCGGTGGTGATGGCATTCTTCTTGGCTGGTCGGTTCAGTTTGATGGTGGTGATGTCATCCTCTGTGGTGACCAGCAGCGTGTTGTATGCGGTTGAACTCCCAGCAGGCTGTGCGGCCACCGGGGTGGAGCTTCCACCTTCTGCCTGTACCAGGGAGCCAATCAGGTCGCAGTACTGCTGCCTAGCGTCCTCCTGAGATTTAGGACATTAATACAAGGTGGTTGTGAGCGGAACCGTGAGATCAGGAGACTGTGacggtgtttttaaatgttttgtatgtttgaTTTCATGCAAAGACAATGAAGGTGGAGATGTGACAGAGCAGTTTTACCTGAGACAACGACCCCAGAGACTTCCACGCATCCCatttgactttattgacaaagTCCAGCATCCCGGGTTTGGGGGTGTTACAGGGACCCTGAGTGGACTGGAGGACCAGGACTTAGTCAGTACCAATAAATATGGATTAAGTTCAATATTCCATCTTATTTAAAGGGTCGATATGTTCTATTTCTACTGTCAAACACTTAAAGATGATCTAAAATTCTCCTCGTAGTGTTCATAATAAACTCTGCGAACTACCTTAACCCCGTCATTGATCTTTTTCCAAaccttaaagcagtgatatttgtcttttttaaatgttattcttccttttcccacatttccttgtggtctccataaactgtaaatgctctgcttgggtctgaattcttcatttattcaactccacaggtccatctgcaacactatttctgactaatgacaccacaaaggtggtttggagcgctggccctttaaatgcacatgaggcgctccaggccccaccccctccaggttgtcagctgtgctgctctgtcctgaactgaacatttgaggtaatgggctccaagtttggacatattttcagtctggactacaaccgctgatgacgacaaacaattatggagaaatactagagaaatgttggtctgaagtctggacctgatatgaacaAATGAGGAGACGTAACGaattagagacgcaactaatttaGAAGGAATTCAAAAAGtttggagaaatccactggatttttgtccaattgaatatgaagatagttttgcagcagctggagggttcaaatttaaactgtctgaactattagggtccaaatacacaaagaaatgaagcacagactaagaaaaatgGGTTTAAttaatatgaaccctttaacacAGTTGCATTTGTTCTTAAACTGAACCAAACCTTAAATCCCTGAGTAGactaaaactgacaaaacatAGATGTGTCCAAACATCCACATTTTATACTTTCTTTGTTTCCTCATTTCTAACACTTTTGTTCCAAACATTTGTtcttatatgtaatatttctactgttaaatattttaaaaattatctAAAATTCTCCTCAGTGTTTATAGTAAAGATCGGTGAACTTGtaccaaagatgccaatgtattggattttagagatatgaagtgaatttatttccagtgacAGGCCGGGGGATTCACTCTGTGAgaatgagaaccataaagaaacaactgtcagactCAATGAAAAGAAGTGATTAAAAGtagaagctgttgtttttttccactggACTCAGATGTAAATATAAAGAAAGGAGTTTGATGAAAcgacagtgtttcttctacaagagtttgattctgaggctgatgaaggtataaagttattatgggatgttcttatctttgttaaattgccgtttgttgatccacggttcaaacTAAATTGTgatagttctgaccttgtttgttggattcaaacagatctttagttcagctactgatgACACAAACCCAAGAGAAAagagaggtgatttgtggttttactaaaacagagctaagctaacagtgctaagctaacagagctataatgcaaACTATGAGCAAGTCAGCATTATAAAACAGTGTTGTTTTGAGtcactgttaaaataagtgtctatgagttttagtttgaagaaaacatgATGAAACTATGATACTTAAGTCTGTTTAAACCAATCTTAGTTGAGTTTAACTATACTTTCGTCTAGTTGAACCATCTTTAGCCTGAGTTGACCGTCTaatagtttggttttacaatctTTTAGACTAGTTGTACTAaatttagtctgttttaacatcttttagtttaattttaccaTCTTCTACATGGTTTAACCAACCTCTAGTCTGTttaaaccatctcttagtttggtttAACTGTGCTTAAGTTTAGTTTAACCTTCCTTCACTTGGGTTTGGCATCAATTAGTTTGGGTCTGCGGCTGTAAATCCACTTCACCTGTTTGAACAGAGCGTAGATCTTCagtttaacttcatttcctgggTCATTCTTCAGCGTCGATAGTTTGTTCTTTGCCTGCTCAAACTGTTCCACCGTCGCACCTGAacgtgaccaaaaaaaaaaaaaaaaaaaaaagtaaatatatgaTGAGGGTTCGTTAAGATCACAGTCATATGACGAGCTGATAATCTTACTTATTCTTAATTTATTACAATCTTTATTCACATACATGCTAACACTTGGGATTTAAGGGTCATATTGATGTATGGGAAATGAAAATGCTTCATTAAATGAAAACAcatgtaaaaatgtgcaaatctGCTCTGGAGGACAGGTACAGGTTATATGGTCACAGGGGGTTAAAGGGGTGGAAACTTACCCATCAGTGGAGAAGATGTGGTGTGGACCTGGACTCTGTGAACAATGGAGGATCCAACCATCCTGATGGAAACAAGGAAACTTTTACAACAAAACCAGACAAATGTTTGGTCAACAACAGGAAACCGATTCACAGAAACATCTGTCGTCACCTCAGGCCTGACGCTGCATCAACGTGTCAGATTATCTAAAAAAAATGACACATTAGCCTCACTTTGAAGataaaaaacaccccaaaaaataATTCTAATGCGTCATATTCTGTCAATTTGAGATAAAACATGAGTCTACGGTGGGTGATGGGATTCAAGTTTTACTGGAGTGTTGAGGTGTTGAACATAAGGCATTGTGGGATAAAGATGGAGATCAGCATCAAAGCCAAGGAAAACATCACTAACAGACACTAATGGTTGAGTTTAGAGTGGATCAACTTTATGTCGCTGTTATGGTCTGGTTGAAAACAGGGTAAAAGACTAATATGATTTATGTTTTCAACCCCTCCAGAGCCAGAAAGCAAATAATGTCCaccaaaattagacaaaaatcaacaaaaagaaaatagaaaaattatCACATCATCCAGGGAGGATGTGAGATGAAGATGAGACATTCAATCTCTCCTGTGGATGACTCTAATCGATGGTTTTCTGGCCTGGTTCTAAGATCCCTTTGTTTGGAACCTTTTGTAAAATGACCTTAAACTGAAGGATGTGGACTCTATCGACATCTTTAAGAGGATTTTAAATGACACAGAGGCTCAAATATCCAGATGAGTTGCTTTGCCTGACTGTTAAaaagggctgcaactaatgattatttCAATGGTTGACCAGTCATCGACTACTGTAACGATCAGTTGACTAATCAGattataaactgcagaaatagaaaacaaaacgatgggtcttatttatattttttgcagCAACAAGATACATTTTCTCTCCAttaacaagaacatttggtgACAACAATTAGAATCCATAATAAATACTCAACACATATTGCTGCAGCAATAAATTACCTTTTCTTCTTAaacaaaagtacattttgtgCATTAAAGTTActgaactggcgactcatccagggtgaaccccacctttgcccataggtagctgagataggctccagggTTAAGCGGGTTAAgatgatggatgaatgaatgaatggaaaacTTTGTTAGACAAACAACTAGGCTAAATACTCAAGAGCTGTAttcagcaataaaataaaacatttttccttCAACAAAAGTACATTTAGTGCTGAGCAAGATGGTGACCTGAGGatatttaggtctttaagggttaacctgTGGGACACAA
This genomic window from Sphaeramia orbicularis chromosome 20, fSphaOr1.1, whole genome shotgun sequence contains:
- the eci2 gene encoding enoyl-CoA delta isomerase 2; its protein translation is MAGVALRSCAAWRLGQITRMVGSSIVHRVQVHTTSSPLMGATVEQFEQAKNKLSTLKNDPGNEVKLKIYALFKQSTQGPCNTPKPGMLDFVNKVKWDAWKSLGSLSQEDARQQYCDLIGSLVQAEGGSSTPVAAQPAGSSTAYNTLLVTTEDDITTIKLNRPAKKNAITTEMYNEIIAALEQAAKDDCVLTVFTGAGDFYCSGNDLTNFTKIPEGGVELMAKQGGELLRKYVKAYIDFPKPLVAVVNGPAVGVSVTVLGLFDLVYATERATFHTPFSQLGQSAEGCSSYTFPKLMGAAKASEMLLFNKKLTAVQACELGLVTEVFPDSTFQSEVWTRLKAYAKLPRNSLALSKQLIRSVEKDRLHAVNDAEVERLTERWTSDECFNAVMSFFQAKAKL